The genomic DNA GGCTCATGGCATGATCAGAAGGGTTTGAATCCTTTGGACTGAGGCAGGACATGCCCCGAATCTCCAGGtgaaacagaaaaagaagcaCCCCCACTCCTACCCTACTAACAAACTATAAAACTATTACAACTCTGACACTATGCTAGAAGAACTACAGGAGCACTTGTAAGAGCAAGCCCCCACAATTCCAACGActgtcactggcggtaagaaggaattgaggaagTGCTGGGTCAGGAGAGTTATATATTCACTGCCATGGTGGCACCACTGCCAGGGGCTCTACAGCTGACCCAATgaatgctgctaggggaaaaacttggATGACTGTGCATatggtgcgcacacacctaactggaatagatatgaacaatcacttgaagaacaaGATGATCCTTCCTTCTCCTGAGATTACCTTGCTGAACCTTTAATACATTGGTAGCACTCATGCTTTCTGAAGTGGAGACTATATGTAGAGATTTTATATTTCTCACCCAACTGATTTTATTGGATTTTATTTGGTCATAAGTAATTTCCTCCACTGGACATCACTTTAAATAGAAGCCTTCAACATCTGCCTTTTGCTTTAGTTAGAAGGCAAAAACTCAAGTACACAAgcaatatatatttgtatttagtGCATCTTGTACAGCTTTCTACAACAATGAATTATTTCATGGCAAAAAGGGACTCACCACAAGATTCAGTTATTGCTTGAAATTTATTagaataaacttttaaaatattaaaagtatgTTGTCCTATCAGAGATGGACATAATCAAATCAATGTTAGTTCAGTCTAATGCATCTCATAGCTGGAGTTGCCACAGCTCTAGCTTCAATGCATGGTCACAGCAACTGTGTACTATACTACTTAAGCGTAAAACCTATCCTAAGCTTTCCATTGCCCCACATGAGAGAATCCTACTTTTTGGCAAGGGGCAGCTGAGCTGGGACCACATCCCAAGAAGAATTATCGGTCCCTAGTATCACTATGCATCAAGCCACATATTTTAGGTGTCCTAAAAATGGGTTTTGGTgactaggcacccacattttaaatatttagccCCAACGGCCTTGCAGCTTTATCTGCCTCAGCATCTTCTGGGAAGAGACCAATTGTTTCATGTTCAGGCTGTGGCTGGTTGGACCTTTCTTCCAAACCACTCAGTCCCAGACAATATTACTGGCCTGCCTGCCCTCCCTTTCCCACAGCAGTCCCACTATACTTTATTTCTCTCCAGAGCAAAGATATCCCACAGTGTTCCATGCTAATAGAGCACTTCCAACAGGCACAGCAATGCTTCTAGTTCTGCAGATGTGGAAGGTGAACACAGCAGATAATTTCTGTGAGAAGAGTTAACAGCAGGTTTGAGGATTACTGGCCTATCTCCCAACCCCCAATCCTCCTCTTcaagagagaaaaggaagtaAGGGAGGTAGATGGTTAAGTCATTCAGGAGTAAAAGGCTTCCAACAATAAAACAgtgaaaggggaaggaggaggaagattgTTGGGCCTTTCCTGGCTCGAGTTTTACTTCCACGATAGACTTTTTTAATGGCTTCAGATTTTATGTACTTTCATTAGGAATTTTTTGCAAAGTAATGTTTGTTCTCAAGGAGTGATTAAAACATACAAGCAAGTGATCTGCACTTAAAATTCCTAACTTTGCTGACTGACCATTTATATTGAACTTGGACTTAACTGGCAATGCACACCTCCAAGTGCAATATGGGGAGAAGGAACTTGTAAAACAGCAGAGCCTGGTGATTCATTGCTGCTGTTTAGTTGCAACTGAGAAAAAAGTCAGGTGGCTACTTCTCATTTTCATGCCGAGGTGAAATGCACTAGTCTAACGCTGCACtcaggatttttaagagcaggttagcaGCTGCCCCTCAGCAGTTTTAGCTAGTACTGAAATCTGGTGTGGACAATCAGATAACAGGATGTTTTTATTAGCCtgataagcaattaaaaaaaaaaaaaaaaaaaagatacacagCTTACCTAATACAGCAAAGCATTCCACTGCTGTTTGCCAGTCTTTGCTATTTTTATCAAAATTGTGGAACAGTCTCCTCATACAGTCTTTCAGCGCTGCATCTCTCCGTTCTTCGGCATTGACCATCTCTGCCAGCATCTTCTCTATCTCCTTGGTCCAGTAACGTTTATAACCCTTTCTGGTGGACTTCAGTTCATATTCCTCAGGCAAATTGTGAGATATTGCATTTTCTGGGATTTCCATTTGATAGCGATTTTTGCCTGCTCCCCAGTACAGCATGGCTTTGAATCCAAGCCGTTTGCGTTGTTTATCCAAATACTCCCGAAGATTCTCTTCAATGTCTATAATATCCTTTAGTGCTTTATCATAATCGGGGTCAAACCCAGCCTTCGGAGTAATGACTCCAGTCTTTCGAGCCTCATTATGGTCAAAAGCAGTATCCCATCTTTTAAGTTCTGTACTCAAGTCTGGGAAACAGCCCTCTGGATTTTTAGACTTCAGGGTGACTAACTGTTTAAGTATTTTAGATTTGAAATCAGCAGCAATTTCTTCCATAATCGCTATGGTCTCAAGCATTATTTTAAATCCTTCCAGTGCAGACAAGaagtcagtgattttttttttgctgtatctGGTTTCTTCATAAAAGATAGCCCTGTTGTCTGGATGAGTTTCACTTTTAAGTGGTGATCCAATACTGTGAATTTTGCTTAGGAGCCTTTCAAGGTCTGGAAGTTTCTTCAGAAGTTCACTAACTTCAAACATTTTATCAGGAACTGCCAGAAGATCTTCAACTGCGTCCAAACGATCATTGATAGAATGGGGGTTACAGAGGGGCGCACATATCCACTGTTTCAGGAGTCGCTTTCCAAAAGGGGTACAACAAACATCAATCCTTTCCAATAACGTGCCTTCTGTGGTGCCAGTAGTTCCATTCTGCAGGATTTCCAAGTTCGCTAGCGTCACCCCATCCAGCACCATTCGCTGATTAGTTTTAGCGAAGAAACTACTTGATCCTTTAGCTTTTGCAACATCAGCGTCCACAGGAACATACTCTTCAAAGTTTGCCAGAGATAAGAGCTCCTGGTCAATAAGGCATTTCTTGAGGTAGAAGATACATCCACCAAGAGCTGACAAAGCTAACTCACAGTTTTCACCAGGAGTAAGACCCAGAGAGTCACTTTCTGAGGTCATGGATTTGATCACAGGAGGCAGAATAAACCTATTATCAACATTCTGCCTATCCTCAAAGTATCCTTCTTCAATTAGAGTTTTCAATGTTTTAGATGCATTCCAGAACTGGGAGCCAGAGATCAAGCCTTCTTGCATGGAAGAAGAGAGTGAGCCTTTTAATatcttgtgtgtgtctgtagacAGATTTCCCTTCTCAAACAGGATCTGCACAGGAGTGTAGTGTGCCACCAAAGTTCTAAACCTCGAGCAGTGGCGGTCATCTGAGAACTGGCCCACATTAAATTTTCCTACTGATGTGTCAACAAAACAGACACCATATGCACGGTGGTGGCCAGAAGAGTCTTCAACTTTTTCTTTTACACTGAGAAGGTATTTATTAAGGTTTTCAGAAGGGTCTCCATCCAGAACACTGTAGGTCTGTGTCCCTTTGGTAATTATCCTGCATATTTCTCTGCGTACAACCCTATCAAACTTTGTTGGGTGGGACAGGGATCTGCAGCGTGCCTCCATCATCTCAGGAGTCTCTGTCTGCTCAACCCGAACTACTTTGTAACCCTTCTGTACCAGAACATCAGAGAATCTGCCAAATGCAATTTCTGGAAAACCTGAATGAGCCCAAATACCTTTCATAAATACCAGTCCCAGTTCATTTACGCCAGTGACTGCATCCATATGATACAACTCATAGAACTTCCCAACTTTGTAGAAGATTACAGCATCAAAGTTCTGAGACTTTAGCTGCCACCATTTCCGCATTCCTGGGGTACACTTGTTAAGGTAGTCCTCTGGCACATGGAGGGTACATGGGTCATAATGAGGATCACTTTGTCGTCTTCTACATCcatctctctttttcccttcctgAAGCCATTCAAGTTTATCATGTTCCCATATAGAAGAACTGCTAACATTTGGCTGAGACTCAAAGTTTTCAGGCGCTGCAAAAGAGGTCAGCCTTGATTTGGTTTCTAATGAAACAGGTACTGCTCTTTTGGGTGTTTCAGAAAGGTCATTTTCCAAGCTATTCCTTTTAGCAGGTTTGCGGTCAGTTTCTCTCTTTCGTTTAGAAGGGACTTTCACAGGACTATCTACATCCATCTTTGTGTCTGTCTCGGAACTGGCAGATTCACCTTCGCCCATTCCACTGCTTGCTTCATCACTGCTTGCTTCATCTTTGGCATCTGGCTTAAACTCTTCATCTGAACCTTCACTGTCACTGTCAGAGTCCACCACTCTTCGTTTTTTGGCTTTCCCACTACTTCTCCACCTGCTTgccagcagctttttttttttctcctcctcctcactatCATAATCTTCACTGTTGCCTGAAGCACTTTCACTAACCTGTTGGAAAGCAAAAGGCAAATTGCTTGATCAGCTACACCATAAGGTGGCATTCCTCAcagtcttggctaatagccactgatagaccaATCCACCATGAATTTGCTTAACTAACTTatgcttttgaccttcacaacacccGCTGGCAGGGAGTTCAGAttaactgtgcgttgtgtgaagtacttccttttgttttaaacctgctgcctgttaatttcattaggtgactcttccttcttgtgttatatgaaggggtaaacaaaaaaaacacacacacacacacacacacacacacacctccctagtcactttcttcatccacaccattcatgattttatagacctctgtcttATCACCCCTTTGTTATTTCATTgccaagctgaacaatcccagtctttttaatttttcctcatggaagctgttccataccattaatcatttttgttgcccttctctattttttcccccccaattctaatacatcttttttgagatggggcaaccagcaCCACATGCACTATTCAGGGTGCAGGTGGATCATGGATGTACATAGCAGCATTATATttgtctgttttattatttatcattttcctaatggttctgcacactgagtagatgtgctcagagaactatccatgatgactctaagatctttattgagtgataacagctaatttagactccccattattttgtatgtatagttgggattatattttccaatgtgcattgctttgcatttatcaacactgaatttcatctgccattttgttcactcagttttgtgagagccctttgtaactctgagcagtcagctttggacttaactatcctaaGTAATTTTGTATAGTATGCAAATTTCATCACTTTCCTGTTTACTCCCATTTCCAGATCATCTATGAATATGGTGAGCAGCACTGGTCCCAGGACAGATCTTTGGGGGACAGCCGctttttacctctctccattctgaaaactgaccatttattcctacctttgttttctgtcttcgAACCAGTTACTGAACcacaagaggaccttccctcttatcccatggctgcttactttgcttaagagcctctgATATgggaccttctcaaaggctttctgaaaatcaaaacaCCCTGTGTCGACTGGATGACgtttgtccatatgcttgttgacaccctcaaagaattattAATAGAcaggtgaggcatgatttccctttacaaaagcagtgttgactctTTCCCCAAATATCAGGGTTTATATGGgtctctgataattctgttctttactatactttcaaccaatttgcttggtactgaagttaggcttataggcttgtaattgccagaatcGCCTCtggagacattttttaaaatgggtgttATACTAGCTAtcatccagtcatctggtacagagtcGGATTTAAGtggtaggttacataccacagttagtacgtctgcaatttcatatttgagtccCTTTAGAACTCTTGGGCGAATACCATATGATCCTGATGTCTGATAaagtaaacagtaataagtcatgtTCCAAACCACCTCTAGTGACAATCAGGGaccattcctcagatttgtcacctaaaagaagCCTTGGGTGTGGGGGATCTCCCCTTTATCCTCTGCAGTGAATTAACTTCTCTACAATGGCCTCGTCTTCCGTGAGTGCTTCTTTCATACCTTGATCAGCCAGTGGCCGGACTGTTcggcaagcttcctgcttctgatgtactttaaaaaaaaaaatgttagtttaaGTCTTTTGCTAGttcctcttcaaattcttttttggcctgcctaattaaaCTTTTACGCTTGATTTACCAGAGTTTGTGTCCTTCTATTATCCTCAATAGACGCTaatgtccagtttttaaaggatgcctttttgcctctaaccactttTTTACTCCGTCTTTTAGCCATGGCAGCATTTTTTGGTCCTCGTTTGACAAAACTAATTTTccattttgaccatttttttgATATTAATAGGAGAAGATAGAATTAAATAGTTTCTTTAAATGAACCTTTCTATAATGTTAAGAGATGCCAAACTAAACTGATACAATCTGATTTTCTATGGAATATACTGGACTCTTGTACttttgcaacaacaacaaatttttCCGTGCTTAAAAGGCCTTCAATCCCAGAttatatagtcaaaattacacaAATGATCTCTGTAGGGACTTACGCAAATCCCTGCATAAATACAGGCAGAACCAACAAACACTGATGAATTTGATCTCTCCAACACCTTGCCTTCCTGCTGCCTATATATTTAAGGATCAATCACAATTAGAAATCTAGTTCTTGTTTattccatttttcaaaaacagCTATGGAGAAAATGAGAAGAATGATCcagttcagtggttagggtaccAGCCCAGGCCTCTGGTTCGATTCCCTGCTCCGCTACAGActtgtgatcttgggcaagtcacaatctctctgcctctgtttccccatctgtaaaattggggttacggcacttccctatctcacagaggTGGTGTAAGGATAAATACCTAAAGGACTGTGAGATGATCAAATCCTATGATGGGGGCTATACAAATACATAAGACAGACAGAACTGGTAGACTTATGATACTGAAAAGATAGAACAAGCTTAAAATGTATTAACTGAGGGAAAAGGGCATCGCTGAGTCATCAAACTGGACCTGCTTTCAATGGCTGCAATTACATTATTTGGTCTGAAGCCACTCAGAAGAGAAACATAACCTTGCTTAGCACATACAGCTACTGCTTAGCAGTTGCACAGAAATAGTGATGGAGGAGTAAAGATCTGAACCAGTTCCtttccccccccacagccccacctgTCCAGCGGACTGAGCAGGGACAAAATTGAGACTTCCTGCTTGGATTTCATTTTAGCAGTCCAGCTGCAAGGTGGGATCTTCCCACACATGGAGGCTGCTTGAAGTTGTGCAATCCAATTGCAGTTTAAGACTATAAAACTCACTAGTCAAACTAAACAACACACTAAATCTTAGTGAATCAGCAACTTTAGACAAGGTCACACATCAATTAATAATAGCTATGACAAGTTTAGTCCCATTTCCTAGAAGCCTCTGCAAAATTAAGTGGACACCCTCTTAAAAACCTAGTCAATTTCAAAACATTGAAATAGAAGTAGTTTCAGGAACACCACCTGCTCAATAGTTCCCTTGCCAATTTTGATTTTCACTACATTTTAAGACTTCTTCTTCCCTGTTGCTGTCTGAATCACACATAGCAAGAGAAATGTGAATCAgaacaaagtgctgtcaaaacacccaaaacaaaaactaaagtAGGACTACTTTTTAGAATCACAAAAACagagctgaaagggacctcaacattatgtctacactacagctaggaggtgtgatttccagcaCAAGTAGACAGGGTCATGCTAGCTCAggttgagctagtgtgctaaagatagtgtggatgttgcagcactGATGGCAGCCTGGGCTAGCCATCACATTCCAAACCCACCTCACCTCTCTCCCCAGGCAGCTAGCAGCACGAATGGTGGCACGAGCAACATCCAACATTGCTACTGTTAGCATACTAGCTCAAGCTCAGCAATCACAGGTCTGTCTACTCAGACTGGAAATTACACTTCTCCGCTGCATTGTAaataatcctgcctcagcatggcagGGTATAAGTATACATGGACCCTCCTTGACAtctgtttatctaacctgttcttaaaagcctctagTGTCagggatcccacaacctccctaggtaacccatttcctTTATTCTTTCACTTACGTTGCAGTTAACTGGAAACTACCTAGTGATGCATGTCTATTTCTTGTGCCGAGTATGTAGCTGCTGTATTGGCTCTGATTAGAAGTCTAAGCCAAAATTTGCAAAAAATGCATGTTTGTAGTTAGCTTCTGAAATTCATGTTTAAGTGCCTGATTTTAAACActcccttccttttttaaaatcttggccctaGTTTGTGGTCAGATGTACTTTTGTCTGCCCTCTAACACAAACACTGAACATTAAACTCAATTTTCTTCTCCTCGCCAAGTTTTCAGTTACTGAAAATTTAGAGCTTAATCAAAACCACTAGAATATGTTATAAGTAACTATCCCTTACAAGATGCACATTGTAGTGGAATTTTTATTTATCTCCGACTGCTATTTTGTATTTACTATTAATGCCACCTGATGTAATTTATTAGTGCAGTCCACTTGTAGCACATTTCAACAGCTAAAATCGCCAGGAATAATTATaggttagatcagtggttctcaaacttttttttttttcctgcagaccacttaatgatctttccaaatgttgtttgtaccattagctagctactgtaaagtgctttggataaaagcactatagaaaaaaaaaacaaaacacttttgttgttctacaaataaaagcacacaacttattttaatatcagtagtctgaCCTtcctaatgcaatggatgtgtcCTCTCTTCCCTGccgcagcagcccccaagctagggcagggcagggggcgggtctctccccagcagccacagccctggggctggggaaagtcgcctctttctctggctgctgcagccttgtACATCCTAAATTCCCCCCAAGGCTACCACCTCACCTTAAATGTGCCtgttctccagggtccaggcacctaattagtggagccacacctacATCAATCAGGAGAGTGGCCCTTCATTTTCTcctgtgcagctgcccaggcacGTACATTAGAGGGAACTATCAGTGGAcgacctgaatggagctcgcggaccacagtttgagaactctgAAAAGGGATCTAGCCCATGGTCCATGACTGTAGATCTCTTCATCTTAAAGATCTTAGATCCCACTAATTTCTCCAACATAATCACCTTCACACTTCAAAAATATAACAAATTTATCATGGCCAGATGAAATGTTATATAAGAGCTATCATTCGCAGAAAGCTTCAAAGGTGGGTAAATACTAcccttattttacagatagggataTGGAAGCACAGACTGGGTAAGTGAGACTACAAGTTACACAGGAAGACAATGGCAGAACGGAAAACAAACCCAAGTCTTAAGACTTCCAGTCTAGTGCCCTATCCACCCCAACCTGCTCTCAAGACAGCCAGCCTTAGCAGTGTGATGTAGTGGATAGAGCACACGAGTAGGGCTCAGGAGTCCCTGGATTCTAGTCCTTGCTCAGTCACTGGCCTACTGAGTGAGtatgagggaggaggagagaggtgaagtaacttgcccagtttccccatctgtaaaatatgcacaatggcctcctttgtaaagtactgaAATTAACTAATGAAAGATTCCATATAAAATTAGGTATTATTAAATATGGGAAGGCCTAAATGACAACCTTTTTGCTGTCTCCTTACCACAACCATCCACCAAAACCCCAGCATTATTATTCATAGGGCTGGGAAAATTaagagttttttttgttgttttttgtttttgtttaaaaaaagaacacaccCCTAACTCATTTTATATAAATGAGTGTGTCTCCACCTATCTCCAATAGAAGGGGGCTAGATCCCCCAAATTCCTGCTGAAGTGGAGCCCAGCTGATTGTTCCTGTTTTTTCACGTTTATTTTTGTGAAGAACACACCTAGGAGGCTTtgtgtttggtgtttttcttgaagaaaaatgaaagtgtgactgaatgtaaaagaaaaatcttcaaaATCTGTTAAGGAAACCAAAGTGAACATAGGATGAGATGTAAGTATTTTCATGGATTACAAACTGGCCAGGAGACATGAGTATGAACGAACACCCAATTTTCCACATGACAAGTTTGTCAGTGAGGGTCCCCCACATTTCTACAATTAAGACCAATGTTTCATATGGATAGTTTGTTCCATAACTGCTCGCTCACTATGCTGTTTCTTGTACATTACTCTGAAGAGTAAGCTGAGACACTGGTCTGATACAATAGGACAATTCATCTCTTTCCTATGCTTCTACATTCATTCTTCAACAGTAACAATATGCAGGAATACTATTATCTGGCTATTAACAGGTTTCATTAGAACCCATATTGAATCAGGAGTAATCCAGAAATAGACAACAAAAGGGGTTAttgagaaaggaaaacaataagATGGCAACATAACAAATGtgggctcttccccccccccccctcttctaACACCGCCTCTGCAATGAGATCACAGAAaacaggggagaaaaaaaaaaagttacctccATCTCTTCCTCATCTTCAGTATCTGAAGGTTCATTGCACACTGCAAGCTCAAGCCGCTTAGTTTTATCTTTGCGCATAGCATCATCTGCCATTTCCATTGCTCTTTTAATTTCAGGCTTTGAACTATAAAACATACCTCCCCTCTGTGTTTCCCTAACCGCTGAGCCTACAAAACATGCAAATAATATGTCAGAACCTGAAGCAAAGTCTAGCCTGGGGCCAGTCATCGCTGTAGATACTCACTCTCTGCATTATCTCTAGTATCATCCAGCATTTTTGAATCACAAATCCAATGTGAGATTATTCCATCTGACTGATTTTAAACATGTAAAATTATTTGTTCAGCATGAAGAAGTGGGGGCAAGGCTTGCCTAAGAGAATTAGTTTGTATATCTGTCCAGTAAAATGTGTACTCAGTGCAAGAACTCTGGATGAGTCTCACATTTCTACAACTGATTAGTCTTGGTCTGAACATTTATCCAATTATAAGAAAACTATTTTCTGGATTTAGCATTTGCAATTAAATTCTATATATGACAGTACCCATCATGGTTGAAAAATGACAACACTTTACACTGGCAACATGAGAGCTCAAATTGAGACCATAATCTGGGAACAGGACCTACTCAAATAGAACCTTATGCCCTTTCTGTGGCTCACTTTAAGAACTTGGGTTGAAGTTAGTAATCCAGCTTCTACCCACTGGCTTTTCaattagaacagtggttcccaaactgtggggcacacacCCCTAGAGAGGCATAGGGGAACATTCGGGGGAGtactcaaaaaacaaaatgtaaaactttagagcctacaagtccactcagtccaaccTCTCGTTCACCCAAccgctaagataaacaagtttgtttacatttatgagagagCATGCTGCCCACctgttatttacaatgtcaccagaaagtgagagcaggcattctcatgggacttttgtagccagcattgccaGATTGTATctatatgccagatatgctaaactttcgtatgccccttcatgcttcggccaccattccagatgacatgcttccatgccgatgacactcattaaaaaaaataatgcattaattaagtttgtgactgaactccttgggggataattgtatgtctccggctctattttacccgcattctcccatatatatttcatgttatagtagtctcggatgatgactcagcagatgtggttcattttaagaacacttactCTGCAGATATTTGAAAAAATGCAAAGATTTCTAAAGATGCTACAGctctcgacccaaggtttaagaatctgaagggccttccaaaatctgagagggatgaggtgtggagcatgctttcaaaagtctgaaaagagcaacactctgatgcggaaactacagaacccgaaccactaaaaaagaaaatcaacctgctggtgg from Chelonoidis abingdonii isolate Lonesome George chromosome 3, CheloAbing_2.0, whole genome shotgun sequence includes the following:
- the MSH6 gene encoding DNA mismatch repair protein Msh6, which translates into the protein MSRQSTLLRFFPKAQAPGVGPTQAPSPAAAPRRRGWASSEAAGDEAALAPGGGAEEMGRSGGVEAQGARKERTKAARAPSVSCDYSPGDLVWAKMEGYPWWPCLVYNHPTEGTLVRAKGKSSRVHVQFFDDPPTRGWVSIKYLKPYKGSAVRETQRGGMFYSSKPEIKRAMEMADDAMRKDKTKRLELAVCNEPSDTEDEEEMEVSESASGNSEDYDSEEEEKKKKLLASRWRSSGKAKKRRVVDSDSDSEGSDEEFKPDAKDEASSDEASSGMGEGESASSETDTKMDVDSPVKVPSKRKRETDRKPAKRNSLENDLSETPKRAVPVSLETKSRLTSFAAPENFESQPNVSSSSIWEHDKLEWLQEGKKRDGCRRRQSDPHYDPCTLHVPEDYLNKCTPGMRKWWQLKSQNFDAVIFYKVGKFYELYHMDAVTGVNELGLVFMKGIWAHSGFPEIAFGRFSDVLVQKGYKVVRVEQTETPEMMEARCRSLSHPTKFDRVVRREICRIITKGTQTYSVLDGDPSENLNKYLLSVKEKVEDSSGHHRAYGVCFVDTSVGKFNVGQFSDDRHCSRFRTLVAHYTPVQILFEKGNLSTDTHKILKGSLSSSMQEGLISGSQFWNASKTLKTLIEEGYFEDRQNVDNRFILPPVIKSMTSESDSLGLTPGENCELALSALGGCIFYLKKCLIDQELLSLANFEEYVPVDADVAKAKGSSSFFAKTNQRMVLDGVTLANLEILQNGTTGTTEGTLLERIDVCCTPFGKRLLKQWICAPLCNPHSINDRLDAVEDLLAVPDKMFEVSELLKKLPDLERLLSKIHSIGSPLKSETHPDNRAIFYEETRYSKKKITDFLSALEGFKIMLETIAIMEEIAADFKSKILKQLVTLKSKNPEGCFPDLSTELKRWDTAFDHNEARKTGVITPKAGFDPDYDKALKDIIDIEENLREYLDKQRKRLGFKAMLYWGAGKNRYQMEIPENAISHNLPEEYELKSTRKGYKRYWTKEIEKMLAEMVNAEERRDAALKDCMRRLFHNFDKNSKDWQTAVECFAVLDVLMCLTNYSQGGDGPFCRPVILLPEQNTPPFLELKGSRHPCITKTFLGDDFIPNDIVIGSKNEDEDDNSEAYCVLVTGPNMGGKSTLMRQAGLLAVMAQLGCYVPAEACRLTPIDRVFTRLGASDKIMSGESTFFVELSETSSILRHATEHSLVLVDELGRGTATFDGTAIAGAVVKELAENIKCRTLFSTHYYSLVEDYSHSAAVRLGHMACMVENESEDPSQETITFLYKFIRGACPKSYGFNAARLANIPEEVIQKGHRKARDFEKITVSLRLFRHLCLVAENAAGDKAVPKLMTVINNL